The DNA sequence TTGGTCCATACATGGTGACTGAAGCACTTACGCCATACAAAACTCGCCTGAACATGCACTTCGTTTCTAACGTAGATGGCACTCACATTGTTGAGACACTTAAGCCTCTTAACCCAGAAACAACGTTGTTTCTAGTAGCATCTAAGACATTTACGACTCAAGAAACAATGACGAATGCACACTCTGCTCGTGATTGGTTCCTGGCTGAAGCGGGTGATGACGCACACGTAGCTAAGCACTTCGCAGCGCTATCGACTAACGCAACATCAGTTGCTGAGTTTGGTATTGATACTGACAACATGTTCGAATTCTGGGACTGGGTTGGTGGTCGTTACTCACTATGGTCTGCAATCGGCCTTTCTATCTCTCTTTCTATCGGCTTCGATAACTTCGCTGAGCTACTAGACGGCGCACACGAGATGGATAACCACTTTGCTTCAACTGAGTTTGAAAGCAACATTCCAGTGATCCTTGCGCTTATTGGTGTTTGGTACAACAACTTCCATGGCGCTGAGTCAGAAGCTATTCTACCTTACGATCAGTACATGCACCGTTTTGCTGCTTACTTCCAGCAAGGTAACATGGAATCAAACGGTAAGTTTGTTGACCGTGAAGGCAACCCAGTAGAATACCAAACAGGTCCTATCATCTGGGGTGAACCTGGTACTAACGGCCAACACGCTTTCTACCAACTGATTCACCAAGGCACTAAGCTGATCCCATCAGACTTTATTGCTCCTGCTATCAGCCACAACCCAGCATCTGATCACCACCAGAAGCTAATGTCTAACTTCTTTGCTCAAACTGAAGCACTAGCATTCGGTAAGACAAAAGAGACAGTGGAAGCTGAATTCCTAGCGGCTGGTAAAACAGCAGAAGAAGCAGCGGAGCTTGCTCCTTTCAAAGTATTTGAAGGCAACCGTCCAACGAACTCAATTCTTGTGAAGCAAATGACTCCTCGCACTTTAGGTAACCTAATCGCGATGTACGAGCACAAGATCTTTGTTCAAGGCGTTATCTGGAACATCTTCAGCTTCGACCAATGGGGCGTAGAACTTGGTAAGCAACTAGCAAACCAAATTCTTCCAGAGCTTGCTGACGATGCTCAAGTAACCTCTCACGACAGCTCAACTAACGGTCTAATCAACGCATTTAAAGCTCTGAAAGCTTAAGACTGTTTAAGTAACACCAAGTAATAACTGTAAACGCCAACCTTTCGGTTGGCGTTTTTTATGTCCGTTGATTTTACGGCAATAAAAAAGGCTGACGTATGTACGTCAGCCTTTCGTTTTTTATTTACTTGATTGTCTCTATTCGAAACAGATCTCGATGAAGGCGTTACCCCACTGAGATGTGAAAGGCATGATGATAATAGCACCTTCACACTTATGACGAATGGTGTGGCCTTTACCTGAAACGACGATTGGCGTTGCCATGTCGAAATCAAAGCCGCTTTCTGCAAGAATACGTTTTGCACCACCAGTCACCATATTAGTGATTTCACCCACCATATCGGTCACTTCTTCGTTCAAGCCATTTGGTCGTTCACCCAACATGTTTTCCATGATTTCTAGGGCAAGACCTTCATCAAAAGTGATCGACATTGAGCCACGAGATTGTGTGCCAACCATACCAATTAGGCCGGATACATCACCACGAGCGATCTCATCTTTCTTAACTCTTGGTTTTTGTGGCTTCAATTCAAGAGAAGCCATCGTTTTTAGTACATTCATCAAAGAAGCTAAAAACGGGTTTACAAATTCAGCGCGCATAATGTTCTTCTATAATCTTATTCTTTCATTTCGGAGGAGCAAGATTGGCAAATGCCATGCGATTCAATGACATGATTGGTCAATTGAAAGCCATGCTTCTCAGCGTTACTAGCGAGTAGAGTGACAAGCGCATCGTCTTGCAATTCTATCACAGTGCCACATTTATCGCAGATCAGTAGTTGGGAGAAATGTTTGTTTGCATTGCAAGAACAGCAACATATGAAGCTATTGGTTGATTCAACTCGGTGAATGAAACCTTGTTCCAACAAGAAATCCAAAGCACGATAAACTGTAGGAGGCTTGGCTTGCGGTTCACTGACTTTCAACTGCTCTAATAATTCATAAGCACTGGAGGCTTTTTTATTAGAGAAAATGAGCTCAAACACTCGCTTTCTCTGAGGTGTTAATCTAACGCCTCGAGATGCGCATATCCCTTCAACTTGCTCTATTAATGTGTGGTCCAAATTTTTCACCATTCAATCGGACATCCCTATTCAAACCCTATTTCTAGGTTACTACGTTTTGGGAGCCAATGATTTCTATTAAAGTCAGGTACAGAGCGTATTGTGACCCACGACTTTGAATAAGACAAGGTAACTCAAAATGACAGTGTGACTCAAGGCATAACTGATTAATGAGGCTGAATTAGAGATCTGGTGAATGTGTTTATAAAAAAATGTGCAATAAGGTGCTTTTATAAAATGCTCTCAATCGACATTGGCTTGTCATCGACTAAGAAAGGTTTAGCGTTACTTGGCGCTAGCTGGTCACCCTGAACTTGTCACCGCGAGCGTATCGGCAGATGGTGTTCAATTCGGTGGCATTATTGGCGCAAGTGCTCCAATAGTATTTGGCCTATAGGAAACCCTACGCAATGAGTTCAAGTGATGGCAGAGTCTCAAACAATAATTGTTGCCGTTGTTAGTGCCTTGTCTAGCGGGGTGGGCGTGGGTATTACACTCAAAACTGATGTTAAGTGGTTGCGTCTGATGATGGAAAAGATGGATGAGCGTATTACAAGACTTGAAAGTAAAAAACCTAACTCGTAGAGTGCTTTAGATTCAATAAATTTGTTCTGATTTCATCGGCTATTTCTGAACGTCTAACGCGAAAGTGCCCTATTGTAAGCTAGACCTTTTACTCGCCCACATCCTGTTTATGGGCATTTGCCCTACTAAAAGTAATCTATTCTTCTAATGCAGTTCGTTTTGAATCACCGTGTTGTATCTCGGGGTACTACCTACCAATCTATAATCTTTCACGGCATTATTCTTCTTTGGCACCTTCTTAAGGTAACGATATATTAAGTTTAATTATTAATGTTAAAAACTCAATGAAACATATATTATCGATAAATTTCAGTGCGTTGAGGGTTGTATGAAAGACTTAATTACAATTGTTATATTATTCCTTCTACTTACGTTACATCTACTAGCTATGACGTATCTGGTGGC is a window from the Vibrio splendidus genome containing:
- the zur gene encoding zinc uptake transcriptional repressor Zur; protein product: MVKNLDHTLIEQVEGICASRGVRLTPQRKRVFELIFSNKKASSAYELLEQLKVSEPQAKPPTVYRALDFLLEQGFIHRVESTNSFICCCSCNANKHFSQLLICDKCGTVIELQDDALVTLLASNAEKHGFQLTNHVIESHGICQSCSSEMKE
- the pgi gene encoding glucose-6-phosphate isomerase, producing MLKNINPTQTQAWKALTAHFESAQDMDMKELFAQDAKRFESFSTRFGSDILVDYSKNLIDAETMQHLFALANETEVKSAIEAMFGGDAINKTEGRSVLHTALRNRSDNPVMVDGKDVMPAVNAVLAKMELFTHRIVSGEWKGYTGKEITDVVNIGIGGSDLGPYMVTEALTPYKTRLNMHFVSNVDGTHIVETLKPLNPETTLFLVASKTFTTQETMTNAHSARDWFLAEAGDDAHVAKHFAALSTNATSVAEFGIDTDNMFEFWDWVGGRYSLWSAIGLSISLSIGFDNFAELLDGAHEMDNHFASTEFESNIPVILALIGVWYNNFHGAESEAILPYDQYMHRFAAYFQQGNMESNGKFVDREGNPVEYQTGPIIWGEPGTNGQHAFYQLIHQGTKLIPSDFIAPAISHNPASDHHQKLMSNFFAQTEALAFGKTKETVEAEFLAAGKTAEEAAELAPFKVFEGNRPTNSILVKQMTPRTLGNLIAMYEHKIFVQGVIWNIFSFDQWGVELGKQLANQILPELADDAQVTSHDSSTNGLINAFKALKA
- a CDS encoding chemotaxis protein CheX; translation: MRAEFVNPFLASLMNVLKTMASLELKPQKPRVKKDEIARGDVSGLIGMVGTQSRGSMSITFDEGLALEIMENMLGERPNGLNEEVTDMVGEITNMVTGGAKRILAESGFDFDMATPIVVSGKGHTIRHKCEGAIIIMPFTSQWGNAFIEICFE